The region GCCCTGGACGCGGTCCACCAACTGAAGAAGGCCGGCGTACTGCACCCGGACGCCTTCGCCGTCAAGGGCAAGTTCAAGGACTGGTTCGGAAACGGTCAGATCGCCATGAACCCGGACGCGCCCGCGGCGTGGAATGACTACTACACGACCTACGGCCCGATCTCCAAAGGCCTGGATGTCGGCTACATGCTGCCGCCGGCGTGGGACGACAGCACCCGCGGTGGGCAGTGGCAGGGCCGGGCCAACTACGCCACGCTCATCATCAGGAAGGCCCCCAAGGCGCGCATCAAGCAGATCCTGCGCGCCCTGAATGCCCTCGCCGCCCCCTTCGGCACCGACGGCTATCTGCTGCGCAAGTACGGCGTCCGGGGCCCCGACCACACCGTCAAGGGGCCGGATCCGATCCTGACACCGAAGGGCACGGCCGAGACCTATCTGCCGACGAACTTCGCCACGGATGCGCCGTTCACGCTCTACTACCCGCAGAAACCGGACATCGTCCCCACCCAATACGCCTTCCAGGAGGAGGCCGTCAAGCGGCTGATCCCCAACCCGGCGGAGGCCCTGTACTCGGCGACGGACGCCAAGCTGTCCAAGCTGTTCAACACGCAGCTCGACAGCCTCCGCTACGGCATCATGGACGGCCGCAACCGCATGGCGGAGTGGGACGCCGCGATGAGGGACTGGCGGAAGCGGGCGGGCGACAAGATGCGTGCCGAGTACGAGCAGGCATGGGAGATCCGCCACTGATGCGCCACCGCACCCCCGCCGAGGACCGAGCCAACTGGGAGCGGACCGCCGACGACATGCTGCTCGCCGTCCGTCCGTACGCCACCGAAGGGCACGACCTGATCCACCTGCCTGGTAGGCCGAGCCACAACGGCGCGCACAGCGACGGCCTGGAGGGGTTCGCCCGCACGTTCCTGCTGGCCGCATTCCGGCTGGCGGGGGCGGCGGGCGCGGATCCGCACGACCTTGCCGGGTGGTACGCGGCCGGCCTCGCCGCCGGCACCGACCCGAAGAACCCGGACCGCTGGCCGGCCTTCGCCGAGTGCAACCAGGCGAAGGTCGAGGCGGCGTCCATCGCGCTGGCGCTGCACGAGACCCGGCCGTGGATCTGGGAGCGGCTGGAGGCGAAGGTCCGGCAGCGGGTGCTGGACTGGCTGGCGCCGATGGTCGGCAACCTGATGCCGGGGAACAACTGGATCTGGTTCCAGGGCGTCACCGAAGCCTTCGCCCGGACCGTTGGAGGCGAGTGGCGCCGGCAGGACCTCGACCGGACCATCGCGCTGACCGATGGCTGGTACGCGGGCGACGGCTGGTACTCCGACGGGCTGACCGGCGCCGGACACCGCAACTTCGACCACTACAACGGGTGGGCGATGCACCTCTACCCGCTGTGGTTCTGCCGCATCCTCGGCGATGCGGCGCCCGCCGGGCTGCTGGACCGCTACCGGGAGCGGCTGCGACGGTTTCTGGCGGACCAGCGGCTGCTGGTCGGAGCCAACGGCTCACCGCTGATCCAGGGCCGCTCGCTCACGTACCGGCATGCGGCGCTGGCTTCCGTGTGGACCGGTGCCGTCTTCGACGCCACACCGCTGGCGCCGGGGGAGACCCGGTCGCTTGCGACCCGCATGCTCGACCACTTCAACGGGCACGGGGCGCTGAATGCGCGGGGGCTGCTCACGCTCGGCTGGCACCGGCCCTTCCGCGGCATCCTGCAGAGCTACTCCGGCCCTGCCTCCCCGTACTGGGCGAGCAAGGGCTTCATCGGTCTCGCCCTGCCGCCGGACCACCCGGTGTGGACGGAGGAGGCGACGCCGCTCGCCGTCGAAGAGGGCGACTTCGCACAGGCGTTGGCGACGCCCGGCTGGCTCGTCTCCGGCACCGCCGCCGATGGCGTCGTACGCGTCGTCAACCACGGCGGCGACCACGCCGACCCGGCCCGTCCGCACGCCGACGACCCGTCCTACGCGCGCTTCGCCTACTCCACGCACACCGCGCCGGAGACCCCCGGCGACCCGACCGTCCCCGGCGGCAGCGCGGACACCGACCCGCTCGACAACGCGGTCGTGCTGCTCGACGCGGCCGGGCGCGCCTCGCATCGGCGCCCCGCCACCCGTATCTCCGTCGACGGCGCCACCGCCGTCTCGCGCTCGCGCGCGCACTGGCTCGACGACGCGACATGGGATGTGTTCGGTGGCCCCGACACCGACTACACCCTCGGCCCCTGGGTCACCGTCGGCTCCGCGCTGCGCGGCTCCGTCGAGGTCCGCGCCGTACGCGTCGACGGCGACCCCGGCCCCGGCCATGTGCTGCGGGTCGGCGGCTGGGCCCTGGCCGTGGGCGGCACGCCACCGGACGCCGGCACCGCCCGGGCCGCCGGCGCAGACGGCCTCGCATCCCCGGCCGGCGGCCCCGCCCGAGTCGAAGGCACCAACGGCCTCATCTCCCTCGTCGTGGGCGCGCAAGGGCTGCCCAACAGCGCGGTGCGCCCGGGCTCCGACAGCAACGCCCTCGGCCCCGCCTCTGCCACCCCCGTCGTGGAGACCGAAGGCCCCGTAGCCCACGGCACCCTCCACATCGCCCTGACGCACCTCGGCGGCACCGACCCCGCCGCCCTGCCGCAGGTCACCACCCGTGCCGACGGCACCACCCTGCTCGCCGACGTGACCTGGACGGACGGCACCCGGGACACGATCCGACTCCCCGCCCCCGATCCCGACGCGTACGACCCCTGGAAGGACTACCACCGTGCATGACGACCGCAGGATCATCGAGGACCGGATCCGCAAGCTGCTCGACCGGGTCGTCCGCCCCGCCCTGTACAGCGCTGCCCGGCCGCTCTCGCTGAGCGCCTGGTTCGTGGACGGAGAGCCCGTGCCCGTGGCCGACGCGTTGACCGCCGCGTACGAGCCCTTCCAGCTCGGCTCGACATGGGGCGCGCCCTGGTGCACCACCTGGATGCGCGCGAGCGCCCAGATCCCCGCCGACTGGGCCGGCCGCCGAGTCGAGGCCGTCTTCGACCTGGACTTCGACCTCACCAAGGGGCCCGGCGGCCAGGCCGAGGGCCTCGTCCACGACGCCCACGGCGCGCCGGTCCAGGGCCTGCACCCGTACAACCGCAGCGTGCTCCTCGCCGACCCCGCCACCGGCGGCGACGGCGTCGACCTCCTCATCGAGCTCGCCGCCAATCCGCCCATCACCGGCAGTGCGGGGATCAACACCCATTACGGTTCGCGGGCGACGGCCGGCCCCGACCATCTCTACCGCCTCAAGCAGGCCGAGATCGCAGTCCGCGAGGACGACGTCTGGCACCTCATCCACGACATCGAGGTCCTCGACGAGCTGATGCGCGAGCTCCCGCTCGGCTCTGCCCGGCGGCACGAGATCCGCTACGCCCTGCGCCGTGCCGCCGACGCCGTCGACCCGGCCGACGTGGCGAGCACGGCCGCGGCGGCACGCGACCGCCTCGCCGACGTGCTCGCCCGGCCGGCGCACGCCTCCGCGCACACCCTCGCCGCCGTCGGGCACGCCCATATCGACTCGGCCTGGCTGTGGCCGGTGCGCGAAACCGTACGCAAATGCGCGCGCACCTTCACCAACATGACGACGCTCGCCCAGGAGTACCCCGAGCTGATCTTCGCCTGCTCCTCGGCGCAGCA is a window of Streptomyces violaceusniger Tu 4113 DNA encoding:
- a CDS encoding DUF2264 domain-containing protein; translated protein: MGDPPLMRHRTPAEDRANWERTADDMLLAVRPYATEGHDLIHLPGRPSHNGAHSDGLEGFARTFLLAAFRLAGAAGADPHDLAGWYAAGLAAGTDPKNPDRWPAFAECNQAKVEAASIALALHETRPWIWERLEAKVRQRVLDWLAPMVGNLMPGNNWIWFQGVTEAFARTVGGEWRRQDLDRTIALTDGWYAGDGWYSDGLTGAGHRNFDHYNGWAMHLYPLWFCRILGDAAPAGLLDRYRERLRRFLADQRLLVGANGSPLIQGRSLTYRHAALASVWTGAVFDATPLAPGETRSLATRMLDHFNGHGALNARGLLTLGWHRPFRGILQSYSGPASPYWASKGFIGLALPPDHPVWTEEATPLAVEEGDFAQALATPGWLVSGTAADGVVRVVNHGGDHADPARPHADDPSYARFAYSTHTAPETPGDPTVPGGSADTDPLDNAVVLLDAAGRASHRRPATRISVDGATAVSRSRAHWLDDATWDVFGGPDTDYTLGPWVTVGSALRGSVEVRAVRVDGDPGPGHVLRVGGWALAVGGTPPDAGTARAAGADGLASPAGGPARVEGTNGLISLVVGAQGLPNSAVRPGSDSNALGPASATPVVETEGPVAHGTLHIALTHLGGTDPAALPQVTTRADGTTLLADVTWTDGTRDTIRLPAPDPDAYDPWKDYHRA